Genomic DNA from Hypanus sabinus isolate sHypSab1 chromosome 14, sHypSab1.hap1, whole genome shotgun sequence:
tgactcgaagggccaaatggcctaattctgctcctatatctcatggtcctATGATGTTATATCTTACAACACACTGGTTATAACTCATTGTCATATTGTGAATATGTATTTATGGGATTTGCAGTGATACTATGCAATGGCTTAGTCTTTATTGCTTCCTGAAAGATTTAATAGATACTCTGTGCAGACAGCATCATCAATGGTTTCCAGGAAAACCAACTCACATCCTAAGTCTATGCTTCAGAGTGGGAGAAATCTGCAGATTTGCTTTCTAGGTCATAAATGCTAACTTCGGTTTAGGAGGAATAAGATAGCAACTGAAACAATGTTAATTTCTCTGCCCAAGGGAGATCCATCACTGTCAATCCTGAAGATTCAGTTGTGCCCCAGTAAGTGGAGGCTTTGGGAGCGAAATACAAAATCAACCCAACCCTCTACTTTATGATATCACTTCCCCATATCTCAAGTGTTGTAATGCTTCTTTTGCTTTCTGCTGGAAATATCTTCTCTATCAATTTTATTGATTTACATAAAATCTTCATTAGAATGACCCCACACCTctaaatgctggaagaacgcaACTAGAACTGATATAATTTAATATGTTGACCATTAATGGCAGATTGATAGGTGCAATACCTAATCCCACCCATTTTTCCATCTGGAGATTTATTGCCCAGACTTGAAAGCAATTAACTAAAGGGAGTGACCAGTTGAGATGAATGGGGCTGAGTGTTCTCACCTACTGCTGCAGTCTCTCACTTGGAACCCTGTATTggctgctttcttctgggcattaGTGGGGAATCATTTTTTGATTTGGATGATTACTCTAACTAattctggagtattgtgagcagttttgggctgattatctaagaaaggatgaggtggcattggagggggtccagaggaggttcatgagaatgatcccagaaatgaaagagttaactttTGAGGATCTGTGCaaatgggcctgtacttgctggagtttagaagaatgagagtggatctcattgaaacatattgagttGAGAGTTAATGGGCAGAagcttaggggtaacacgagggggaacttctttactcagagagtggtagctgtgtggaacgagcttccagtagaagtggtagaggcaggttcggtattgtcatttaaaaaaaatggataggtatatagataggaaaggaatggagagttatgggctgaatgaAGGGTGGTGGGACTAggggagagtaagcgttcagcatggactagaagtgcTGAGatgacctatttctgtgctgtagttgttatacggttatattgaattttgaaaggcatagacagactggatgtggggaggatgtttccaatactgaGATAATGTAGGACTAGAGAACAtgtcccattagaacagagatatggaggaatttctttagccagaggatggtgaatctgtgggattcattgccacagattgctgtggagtccaagccattgggtatatttaaggtagaggttgctaggttcttgattaatcagggcatcaaaggttccagggagaagaattgggttgagagggataataaatcagccatgatggaatggaagaaCAGACTCGaatggctgaatggccaaattctgctcctatgtcttatgatcttatggtctaatatacaCAGCCTTCTATACACAATGAGCAGTTAAAATTGCAAAATGCAATACTTCCCCCAGTCTATTTGCCATCAAGGTAATATATATAGAAAGGGGCTGGAGAAAGGCCAGCAAactcatgaaggatcccacccatcctatGGACTATTTGATCCACTTCCATCAAGGAAGAGGCTACACACCATCCTCAGTTGAATCactagattcaaaaacagttacttcccacaTCTTCATACACatcacctagcatcactttatgtatatACAAACAGTCTATGAATGCAAATACTTAAACTACATGTTTCTGCCCCATAATGACCTCATTATATTGATTGTTTAATAGCACATCATAGATCTCTTTCTCAATGTTGAATAATACCCTGTCAAAGCAATCACACATAATTTTGCCACCATACTGTGTATTCATATGTAATTCAAATTGCTACTGCTGAGTCTGACCTGCAATGACAGGATTGATTGGTGAAGGTGCTTTGATACTCTGGCCTAAGTGCCAGTAAAATTTCAGTAAGTATCTGTGAGAAAAGGCCGATGGTTAATATAACCTTTCACAGCACAATACACTCCACCCTTTACCTTTATGAAGAGCAATCACTTAGGGAATAATTGGATGCATGAATATTTCAAGAGATAGTTCTTACCAATGACTTTCAAGGATTTTTTCTGGATAAATTGAATGAACTCTGTAACATAGATTACCCCTTTGCAGACCTGATTCACAACTAGGTACCAACTACTGTGGAGTTCAGGAAGAGTAATGTCATTAGGCTGGCTGGCATATGAACCAGACTGAAGAATTCACACACCCTGCAAACTGAGGAATAAAACACATCAATTTATTAAAGTTGGTAAACATCATGAGGACATGAATTCTGGACATGGGACAATAAGTCAGAAGTAACAACAAACAAACACAAGTTTGCTCATTTTACTGTGATTAAAAAGAAAATTTTATTCTGTGGAAATGGCAATTCACATCCAGTATTTAGAACTTAAGAGGCTCTCCGATGATAGTTAGACTTTAGTAATTTATTAACATTTTAGTTACATTTCATTGGACAATATTTTTATAATTAAAATAGGGGTAAGAATGAATCACACCATATCACTGACCCCATATTGATTCCACCCGCCAATTATGCAACCGTCCACACACTGCCAAGGCTTCAGTTACTTCGAGATTGCCACGGACAGAAATTTTCTTTGCTTGTGGGTGTTGAGTAATAGCCGGCCGCCCCTAGTTCTGTGTCGCTGCGTTGAGACCCGGCTCGGAGTATGGCATAAACAGTACATTGTgaaatgtatctgtattccccACTCCAACTATTACATCCTCCACACTCTACAACAACCGAGCCTGAACTCAGACAAAGTTTAGACCGTATTCTTCCGATAGCACAGAATGCTATAATACCAAATTAAGCTGTAAGTAGGTAGCAGTGGACATGTCACCAGGTTTCCTAAACCTCGAGGAGCTGGCTGAGGCAACAGCACCTTCCAATAGCGTTTAGTTCGCAACATTCTCCTTGTTCGTCCCTGATACATGATTTGGTGTGAATAGCAGTTTGTAAAAAGCTGCGGCGACTTGGTAAAGGTTATAGAGAAGGAAGCGACGGCTATCCTGAAGGAGCGTGAATTGTGCGTAGTGGGTTGTCATACTGACTAGAGCATCCATCAATAATTATGCCCCTAAATCCAATGTCGTTATTGTGCTCGGGGCAATGACAGCAGAAAAAAACACACATCGACCCTTGTATAGATCAGGTTCAACCCATTACAGAGCAGGtgcatttgttttattttaatattcAGTCATTATTGTGGGGTTTAAAATAAAATGTATGCACATATTACGGGTGCTTACGGAAGATTTTAGTTGTAATAAGCAGAAAATTACAATGATCGTTTTATTGATACAAATTTCATTTATTGAGAATTTATAGCAATCATTTAGTTTCAGTTCACAAATAGATCCTACGGGTTATCCGCCTGACAGGATTTTCCAGCTAAATTGAAAGCTTCCCCTTGGACTAACGTTTAATAGATAGCCGTGAATTACGGGCTGGATATTTACTCCGGCAAACGGTCTGCTTAGTTTATGGCGCCCTGAATAAATACAAACAAAATTATAAAAGTGGTAAGAGCGATTTTTCTCCAACAGGTTGACGTcgccactgtttactcttttagcTCCATTGCCTCTGACAGTGAGATCCTTCTGATGGTTGTTGCTGGCTAAATAGGGGATGATGAGAATCGCCGTAAATATACCAATTACCGGCAAGTTTACAGATGAGACTTCTCCATTACTTCCCAGCCTCGTTTCCCACACCAGTATCGTTTGGCATAGCTGACCAACACAGTAGTGGTAAAAGCAAGATAATCTGTTCCGGGGGAAGGGTTGCCTAAGAGGACTAGGAGGTATTCTTCGGGAAGTATGGAATATGCAGTGGCTGCTTTGAGCTTTTCTGTAAGTAATAGCAACGGATCACGGTTAAAGCGAAACATACCGCACAAAGTAAGTATCACTGCCTGAAAAAAAAGAGCTATTCCATTGACTGGGCCGCCAACTTTGAAAAAGAAGTTAAAATGCGTCAAAATGCTGGGGCTGAGCAGTTTAAGAAGCCCCGCTGTCTTGGACCTTTGTTATCCCACACCAAACATAAACAAATCGctgtatttcagaatcagaatcaggtttaacatcactggcataaaTCGTGAAATCTGTCTTCCGGCAGCAGTGCAGTAATACGCGAAAAAAACTATACATTTCTGATAAGTGCTGTAGAAGTTTGCTTTTCTCAGAGGTATTCTTACATAGATTGTAattcaaattaattttattgCACTTGTAGTTAAACCACCTATGGCATTCATAGCAGAGGCGTCGTGTTTTACCTGGTCATTAATATTGGCGATAGAGCACAACGGTCTTGGCATTGCCATTGCCATTGCGAAGTCAACCTAAAACAAAATCGGCAAACGCGCAAGGTGTTCTGAAGCAGGTATACTATGGGATTGTTGCATGGGATAGGAAATCTATGGGGTCCATGGCGTGTTCTTTCCACAAGCACACGCAAGTCCTGCTGTTTTATTTTAAGGTATGACCTCTCTTCTGGGTGATAAATAAACGTTTGCGGAATTAAACAACACAGGACCGCACTGACTTTTATCAGGATCCGGATTCCTGTCGGCAGCAAGAATGCCCGCTGAGTGGGTGGAGCGATTTGAACGACCTTTGCAGTAAGGGCAAGCTCCAGGAGAAATGTTATCAAGGCCAAGGGACCAACTTTTGCCGAGTATGCTATTTTTATGTAGATTGCTGCTAACAATTGACAACATCTCCATCACCAAGATCAGTCAAGATCCCGTATTATATCTACCTTTCTGGAATTCGGTTAGCAATTGCTTAGCCGGGTCTAGATGAGTCGATTTTCTTGGCTGAAAGCTTCTCTGAAATTCATATGGTAGCCACTGAATCAGAATACATCAGAATGTGCAATGCAGGCAAATTATAAAACACGACTCTATAGATAGAACGAAAGGGCATAAATATATACTATAATGGTACATGGTGCCGGTCGTGCCCAACCGTGACAACATTTCTAAATACATTCGGCTGTCGATTCTAAGTCAGCTGAGATGGGAATGTAGGCACTTTTAATTAGCACTTTCAAATTTACTTTCTTCTGAATCATGGAAAGTAATGTCTCCCAGAAAGCTTTTATCCTTAACATAATCTTTTCAATTAAAGAATATTACTTCCAGTCGTTTAAATGTTGTGCTTAACGCATCGTTTTATTGACGGATGAAAGGTTACAAAAATATTTCTGATACCGAGATGGCAATTCCAAGAGATACACTTTTAAAAATATTGTATACAGTCCTGAGCCAAAAGCATCGGTCTAGGGTGGACTTACAACCCAGCCTTCTTATTTTGGAAATCATATATGTCGTGCACACACACGCCTTACTAAATACCAACCCCTTAAAATAATTAAACTAATTCAATAAATAATACGGATTTTTACTCACACATTTTATTCAAAATTCTTACCATTCCAAAAGAATGCATCTCTCCATTCACAAATTGAAAATTGTTCGCATTTGTGCTGAAGTCATTGACTCCACTGCCCCTTCACTTTTGCCAGTGCCGGCCAGCTAAAACTTTTACCAAGTTCTGATGCCATGAAAGGTTCCCTGCAAACCCGACACCCCTGAGCCTTGGTGGCCTTGAGACGGTGTTGCGGGGTAACTGACGTTGCCAACGTTGAAATTCATGCCCATATTGACAAAGGGACTGACAGACGCACTTTGTTGCACCGGTGGCATGCTCGAATACATGCAACTGTAGTCTCCCTCACAGGTGCCGGGGCCGCAGCTGGGGTAAATACTGTAGCTGTATGGCGCGACGCTGACATTATATGGCGTGCCATACGAAGGGGGTGCTCCCAGACAAGACTTTCCATCACGAACCAACACAGGCACTGCAACTCGGCGAGGAGCAGGAGGGGATGAACTAAATTCTAAGTGTTTATCCTGTCGCTGCCGCTTGCATTTGTATCTACGATTCTGGAACCAGATCTTGACCTGGGTCGAAGTAAGTTTTAACACGTTTGCCAGGTGATCTCTCTCAGGGGCGGATAGGTATCTTTGCTGCTTGAATCGTCTCTCCAATTCATAGACCTGGGCTTGAGAAAACAAGATCCTCGGTTTTCGGCGAATCCTCCGCATTGGAACCTCGAAATCTTCATTTTTCTTCCCTTCCcgtataattctcttttccatcgATTTTGCTTCTGGGTCTTTGTACAAACATAGAATTTCAAAAGAAAACAACATAAGACACTTTCGAATCGTACTCCGATAAAGTTAGGAAATAATGTCGACTTTTGTGAAGTGAATATTTAGTTCTCATTTGATATTTTCTCCAATTGTGTTGAAGCTCAGCACGAAACTACggattggggtggggtgggggcgtGGAATGGGTGCCTTATCCAGCAGGCCACAAGTTTCCCAATGATCATTTGCTCAAAAACTTACGCTCCATGTCAAATGACCCATAATAAAACTAAACATTTTTTTCATGTCCAGGTTAATTAGCTCTCATTTTTATGTTAATTAACCCTGCTTTTTATGAAGAGTGAATAAGAGTTGTCACATAATCAAGGTCTTCCTTGCATTTGTGATCTCGCTATGGTCGCTATGGTATACGCGCTGACTTTCCTAGTTCAATTCAATAGACAAAGTCGGGAACTCGCATTGTAACAACCATTACCCTACTTCACCACAAACCTGAAAGCACCAAGAAAACTTCAGCAGATTTGAAGCTGGCTTGACTTTCGATCGGCGCATACGAGGGCTGCAATGTGTTGCACTGAAGATGCTCCAGCATAACATGGATTGCAAAATCAACGAGACAACGGTCAAGGCCAGGGATTTACAGAGTTCGCAATTTACAGAATTTACAATTCGCAGCTAAATTGATTCGATGAATCCAAACAATCCAAATCAATTCCATGCATGTGTGCATCTGCTTAATAGTTTGGGGGCATTCACGTATTCTTACTTAAAGATTTGTCATTTAGTTAGTCATGATGTTACATGGTATTGTAAGGGTCGTTCACCCCACCGAGCTCCCACCCCAATCACTCGCACCAGATAACGTCCATTACCAAAGGAAGACCTTCGATTCGTTGATAATATTGTTATATTTACCTTGGGGGTCGTTTTGAAGAGAGAAGTCCACCCGCAGATCGCCAGAGTGCTGGACATTGTTTCTATCCGGACTGGATGGAAGTGTTGCATGATCCTTCTGGTCAAGGAATTTGATTACCTCACCTCCAAGGCCTTGGCCGGGTCTGTATTTGGCCTGACTGACTGGCTCCAACATGCAAGGAGAAGGTAGCGCGTCCAAAGATATGCTCAGGAGATCTGGACTCGGTTGCTTTTGCTGGTGATGTTCTAGATTTAAAATATCCTTTACGGAGAATGGTGTATTCGATGCCGCGGGACTTGGAAGCATCTCGGGGTAACCGTTGAGTTCCAAAGGTTCTTCCAAACTGCTAAGAGGGTCGTGTGAGAATTCCGACATACATTACTGATTTAATGACGCAGGTTTTTTTTACTGCCGCTTTCTCAGTTGAGGAGCAGCTGACGTTAACAGAGGCAGAGCCTGAAGGCTTCTAGTTAAATACAACCATTTCTATTGGCCACAATTTACAGTGAGCAAACATGGTTTTATAACAAGCCGGCATTTTTCTCTTGAAGAATTAAACTCTCGCAATCATTTGCCCGGGTTCCATCGTCTTTGAAGTTATATAAACCTTTTTGTTTATTCTCTGTAAAATTTGGCACATACAAAGAAAAGTTAAAGTTAAACACTAACGAGAACATTCAACAGTTCTCTAAATTTGGACGTTATTTTAATTAGATATGTTAGCTGACAAACACCCGCATTCATTTACTTAGTAAGATCCAGTAAATATTTGTATAATAACTATTACAAAATTTCATCTAAGCAATAATAGGCAATGCACCGCAGGTTTTAAATAGTAAATCGATCTGAACGCCGAATTTTTTTCACGATTGTCTATACCAGGGAGTTTTTTCTTGGGTCCCTTTAAGCACGGTGTGAATTTGATTGAAGAAAACGGTCAGCTTTGCATTTGAAACTGTTTTCCTATAAAGAGAGAAGTTCCCATTTAATCTCAACAGTTTTGCTGTCTTCAGTGCTTTGGGAAACAATGGCAATCTGACTGTATTTCATAAATGCAGATTCCTGTAGCATTTGCATTACTGTTGATGTCCCTATTATGTTAAATATTGAGTTAGTCCAATAACATGGCCAACGATCTCAAAACATATTCAAGAGATATAATAATTATATAAATATTACATTCAGAACGCGCTTTAACGTTCAATTGACATACTAATATTTGAAACTTCAGTACTCAAGTGAAGGACGTTTTCGTGAAGAACAGAAATTTAAACGTGGCTGCAATTGTTGGGCATTTGAGGAAATATAATGTATAATGCAATAAATTGGAAACACAGCATGTTTCAATGCCCTCTACGTAATGGATTGTCTCAACCGAAGAGATCAGGAAAAAGATGCTGGTTACATTAAAGCTGTCTGTTTATTTCTCTACTTCAAACTGAAGAGGCTTTTATAAGCTCTCTTTAATGCGCGCTGATTAGGAGAATGATTACttcggtttaaaaaaaaatccttcactAAATAGGTTTTACTATCGTTTAGGTAAATTAGTCGGATGTAAACGTCGCCCATAATTATACGTAATGTATTCCATGAACACAAATCAGCTAATTGTGAAATGTCGACTTTTCTTTAGACCGGTGTGGTCTGACACTGTTGGCAGCGGTTTTAGTGATTGACATTATCGTAGATATAACCTTCCATGGATTATACGGCGTGATAGCGCTGATATGgaatctctccctccctcagttTGCATTCTGAAAAGGAAGCTGTCAAGCAGCAATCCGTCTTCCTCTCTGAGTAATTAGAAGCCGAATagttgaaagagagagagagagagagagagagagagagagagagagagagagagagagagagagagagagagagagagagagagagagagagagagagagagagagagagagagagagagagagagcctattTGCATATTAATTGATCAAATGTGCTGGATTTGACAATATTATCGAGTTATAATATTGAGCAGATTAAGCTGTAAACATGATGCTTCACGTATGTTCAGTATAAAGTCCGCTACTTTTTGCTCTATATAAATGATGCAGTCTTGGGGCCTGCAAGCCCAACTTCTAAAGTTTGTGATGACACAAAATGTGTCGGTATTGTAAATTTCAAAGAGTTTAGTGATTCTCTGAAGCAGGACACAGCTGGTAGAATGAGAAGGTCCATGACAAATGAAGCGTAATGAGGAGATAGTGCCTCATGTTTTGGTAAGAGATCGAGTAAAGGATTCTCTTTGCTAACATCGTTAATATATTCACCGGGCATTTGTTGTTATAGTTAATATGGGTGCATaatcaaataataaataaacgaaTGTATGTGAACTGAGTGAAATGCCGAATGTTCCCTTTATTCGTAAACTGTGCGGTAACGCTAAGCGATCGCGTTCATTTCTATTTGCGGACAGATTCTGCTAAGCTCTCAAGATATAGATAATGCAAATAACGCCAGAGACATGCATACAGGTTGATTGGGGGGTACTATGATATCAATCATATATTGTTCACGTTGACTATTTCGAGTAGGATATTTGACAAAGCATTATATTAATGGGCATTTTGAAggttaaacctgtttctgaaatTAAAGATAATAGCTTCTGCAACTGAAATGCTTAACTTTCGATTGTTTAAATATTTATAATTCGATTCTTTTTTTGTAAATCTGTATTTGGTCTGGTAAAAGCAACCGAAATATTAAACAGTCCATTCATAGAATATAACTGCTTTGTAGCGACAGTAATTACACGATATATGTACTTTCCCATTTGCTAAATTTACTGTTCAATTGTGCTTTTTTTATAGAGCGTTTTGTTGCTAACTAACCGTTTCTGAATGTGACAGAATCTGCAGGTGAATAGATGTTTCACATATTGCCGAGTGTAAATTGTTTTGCACGAAATGCTACTCGGTTACGACTCTCTTTTATTGTAAGGATTTGCCAGCCACGTTTAACCTCGATTGTGTTGATATGTTTTCCTTGTGATAGTGAGCTCAAATCAAATTTTGGAAATTGTCACATCCACTTCGCTGCACATTGTTCTGGCGCTGATATTTATAATCCAGGGTCAACTGATAAAACAGTTTATCTGCAAAGTATTAATACTTTTATCAAACAGATAGCATGGCGTCTGATTCAATTAAAATTCCTTTGACAAAAATAATGACTGCGTTCAGTGATAGTGTCGCTCAGTGTCTGATACAGAGCAGGGTGCAGCATGCAGCCCGCTTAGGACGGAAACAACAAAAAA
This window encodes:
- the LOC132404382 gene encoding homeobox protein Nkx-2.5-like: MLPSPAASNTPFSVKDILNLEHHQQKQPSPDLLSISLDALPSPCMLEPVSQAKYRPGQGLGGEVIKFLDQKDHATLPSSPDRNNVQHSGDLRVDFSLQNDPQDPEAKSMEKRIIREGKKNEDFEVPMRRIRRKPRILFSQAQVYELERRFKQQRYLSAPERDHLANVLKLTSTQVKIWFQNRRYKCKRQRQDKHLEFSSSPPAPRRVAVPVLVRDGKSCLGAPPSYGTPYNVSVAPYSYSIYPSCGPGTCEGDYSCMYSSMPPVQQSASVSPFVNMGMNFNVGNVSYPATPSQGHQGSGVSGLQGTFHGIRTW